The Enterobacter kobei genome has a segment encoding these proteins:
- a CDS encoding ExeA family protein, with amino-acid sequence MYQKHFNFKNPPFRKIVRSNGDFLVPYYQDVFNLLKEKTQQAGIIGLFSDDAPLLGQFSDALKSAHPDVLAINAFPKLSASSLLYKLSPGTKENKNRIQAVDAVLHQWQAEKNRAKILIVSHCEAMKESCHEVLAMLLTRAQELAFRLSVVLTGAADRDIVLMQQSELREYAHTRHTLRPLTCREYLSYVQAQCEEHGCENAPLSPARVRKMHALTKGNISKLNELSHLSMLAAWTERAAQVSPRHLRLAAGEILPAKKHGKRLATVGLFASVLFAACGWYLTSSIAGKLPVQLPVPVSWKQQAPKVEAPVVPVIDNEMVNQPDAMHQLYLMWGYDASADDALCQNAAKVNLMCKQGNASPDALAQEGYPWVSELKTGDHLNYAVVARVGDTSLDLLMNNRTWQVSRRWFNQHATGNFTQLHRLTPEGKDAISAASDTKDMGWLDQQLSLALGQPETHSQTWTAEMMKRTREFQQKMHLHVDGIPGEDTLMQLMRETHTAPSVLLQTTHATPDANTQEKHS; translated from the coding sequence ATGTATCAGAAGCACTTTAATTTTAAAAATCCGCCCTTTCGGAAGATCGTCCGCTCAAACGGCGATTTTCTGGTGCCTTATTATCAGGATGTTTTCAACCTGCTGAAGGAGAAAACCCAACAGGCGGGAATTATCGGGCTCTTTTCCGACGATGCCCCTCTGCTGGGGCAGTTCAGTGACGCCCTCAAATCTGCCCACCCCGACGTGCTTGCTATTAATGCGTTTCCAAAACTGAGTGCCAGTAGCCTGCTGTACAAGCTCAGCCCGGGAACCAAAGAGAACAAGAACCGGATTCAGGCGGTGGATGCCGTACTGCACCAGTGGCAGGCGGAAAAAAACCGGGCGAAGATACTGATCGTTAGCCATTGCGAGGCGATGAAAGAGAGCTGTCACGAGGTGCTGGCGATGCTACTCACCCGTGCCCAGGAGCTGGCGTTTCGCCTGTCGGTGGTGCTGACGGGCGCGGCGGATCGGGACATTGTTCTGATGCAGCAATCTGAACTGCGTGAATATGCGCACACCCGCCACACTTTGCGTCCCCTTACCTGCCGGGAATATCTCAGCTATGTACAGGCGCAGTGTGAAGAACACGGGTGCGAGAACGCACCGTTATCCCCGGCACGCGTGCGTAAAATGCATGCGCTGACCAAAGGGAATATCAGCAAACTGAATGAACTGTCGCATCTGTCGATGCTGGCTGCCTGGACCGAACGTGCAGCCCAGGTCAGCCCGCGTCATTTACGGCTGGCGGCAGGGGAGATCCTCCCGGCGAAAAAACACGGTAAGCGCCTGGCAACCGTGGGGCTTTTTGCCTCAGTGCTGTTCGCCGCCTGCGGCTGGTATTTAACGTCGTCGATCGCCGGAAAACTTCCGGTTCAACTCCCGGTACCCGTCAGCTGGAAACAGCAGGCGCCAAAAGTTGAAGCACCGGTGGTGCCGGTCATCGACAACGAAATGGTTAATCAGCCGGATGCCATGCATCAGCTCTACCTGATGTGGGGGTATGACGCCTCGGCGGATGATGCCCTGTGCCAGAACGCCGCGAAGGTGAACCTGATGTGTAAACAGGGGAATGCCTCACCCGATGCGTTGGCCCAGGAGGGGTACCCGTGGGTGAGCGAGCTGAAAACCGGCGATCATCTTAACTATGCCGTGGTCGCCCGCGTCGGAGATACGTCACTCGACCTGCTGATGAATAACCGTACCTGGCAGGTAAGCCGCCGCTGGTTTAACCAGCATGCGACCGGCAACTTTACCCAGTTGCACCGCCTGACGCCGGAAGGTAAAGACGCTATCAGTGCCGCCAGCGACACGAAAGACATGGGCTGGCTTGACCAGCAGTTGAGTCTGGCGCTTGGCCAGCCAGAAACCCATTCGCAGACCTGGACGGCGGAGATGATGAAACGCACCCGCGAATTCCAGCAAAAAATGCATCTGCATGTGGATGGCATTCCTGGCGAAGATACGTTGATGCAGTTGATGCGTGAAACCCATACCGCGCCGAGCGTACTGCTCCAGACCACGCATGCCACACCCGACGCCAACACGCAGGAGAAGCATTCCTAA
- a CDS encoding type II secretion system protein N has product MFALLLFCGQQGYLTFKDYKKVTNKLANSDVQPLKKRREEKSFTLFTAAVRQDNVEIAAKAPLAAEIEGIVRSDDAWLSFAVIKTPGGARSYREGEPLTGFTDAFVQEINKDNVVVNYEGATQVLALNKPDYFKGGVDSGPVTKLTKDAGAESVHLDDYLVLKPLIEKGQLEGYNINPRNASAFFSHSGLEKGDVAVKVNSVGNDSNLLIVFYVQIMPDDFVMQLHRF; this is encoded by the coding sequence ATGTTTGCGCTGTTGCTATTTTGCGGCCAACAAGGGTATCTGACGTTTAAAGATTATAAAAAAGTTACAAATAAGTTGGCTAATTCTGATGTGCAGCCGCTGAAAAAACGTCGCGAAGAAAAATCCTTCACGCTTTTCACGGCTGCTGTTCGCCAGGATAACGTCGAGATAGCGGCAAAAGCGCCGCTGGCAGCGGAGATCGAAGGTATCGTGCGCAGTGATGATGCCTGGCTCTCCTTCGCCGTCATTAAAACCCCCGGAGGGGCGAGAAGCTACCGGGAGGGCGAGCCGTTGACCGGTTTTACCGACGCGTTTGTTCAGGAAATTAATAAAGATAATGTGGTGGTTAATTATGAAGGTGCTACGCAGGTACTCGCATTAAATAAGCCGGATTATTTTAAGGGCGGCGTTGACAGCGGCCCGGTGACGAAATTGACGAAGGATGCAGGCGCGGAAAGCGTGCATCTGGATGATTATCTGGTGTTAAAACCTCTGATCGAAAAAGGCCAGCTGGAAGGCTACAACATTAATCCAAGGAACGCCTCCGCCTTCTTCAGTCATTCAGGACTGGAAAAGGGGGATGTGGCGGTAAAAGTAAACTCTGTCGGTAATGACTCCAACTTATTGATAGTGTTTTATGTTCAGATAATGCCCGATGACTTTGTCATGCAGCTCCACCGATTTTGA
- a CDS encoding IS1-like element IS1B family transposase (programmed frameshift): MASVSISCPSCSATDGVVRNGKSTAGHQRYLCSHCRKTWQLQFTYTASQPGTHQKIIDMAMNGVGCRATARIMGVGLNTIFRHFKKLRPQSVTSRIQPGSDVIVCAEMDEQWGYVGAKSRQRWLFYAYDRLRKTVVAHVFGERTMATLGRLMSLLSPFDVVIWMTDGWPLYESRLKGKLHVISKRYTQRIERHNLNLRQHLARLGRKSLSFSKSVELHDKVIGHYLNIKHYQ; the protein is encoded by the exons GTGGCTTCTGTTTCTATCAGCTGTCCCTCCTGTTCAGCTACTGACGGGGTGGTGCGTAACGGCAAAAGCACTGCCGGACATCAGCGCTATCTCTGCTCTCACTGCCGTAAAACATGGCAACTGCAGTTCACTTACACCGCTTCTCAACCCGGTACGCACCAGAAAATCATTGATATGGCCATGAATGGCGTTGGATGCCGGGCAACCGCCCGCATTATGGGCGTTGGCCTCAACACGATTTTCCGCCATT TTAAAAAACTCAGGCCGCAGTCGGTAACCTCGCGCATACAGCCGGGCAGTGACGTCATCGTCTGCGCGGAAATGGACGAACAGTGGGGATACGTCGGGGCTAAATCGCGCCAGCGCTGGCTGTTTTACGCGTATGACAGGCTCCGGAAGACGGTTGTTGCGCACGTATTCGGTGAACGCACTATGGCGACGCTGGGGCGTCTTATGAGCCTGCTGTCACCCTTTGACGTGGTGATATGGATGACGGATGGCTGGCCGCTGTATGAATCCCGCCTGAAGGGAAAGCTGCACGTAATCAGCAAGCGATATACGCAGCGAATTGAGCGGCATAACCTGAATCTGAGGCAGCACCTGGCACGGCTGGGACGGAAGTCGCTGTCGTTCTCAAAATCGGTGGAGCTGCATGACAAAGTCATCGGGCATTATCTGAACATAAAACACTATCAATAA
- the iagB gene encoding type III secretion system invasion protein IagB, with amino-acid sequence MKKLIFLLLIISQSALANCWDKAAHYYHVDPYLLYAIANVESGMNPYAVGRNHDGTRDVGLMQINSSHFSALESRGIDEYRLITEPCTSIMVGASILSSMIKVYGYNWEAVGAYNAGLKKENYPQRMIYAHKVWRKYQELKATANE; translated from the coding sequence ATGAAAAAGTTAATTTTTTTATTATTGATTATCAGCCAAAGCGCGCTGGCAAACTGTTGGGATAAAGCGGCACATTATTATCACGTCGATCCTTATTTACTGTACGCCATTGCCAATGTGGAGTCGGGAATGAACCCGTATGCGGTCGGCAGAAACCATGACGGTACGCGTGACGTGGGGTTGATGCAAATTAACAGCTCACATTTTTCGGCACTGGAGAGCAGGGGGATAGATGAATATCGGCTAATAACCGAACCCTGTACCTCGATTATGGTTGGCGCATCGATTTTATCCAGCATGATTAAAGTGTATGGCTATAACTGGGAGGCGGTCGGCGCCTATAACGCCGGATTAAAGAAAGAGAATTATCCGCAACGCATGATATACGCCCACAAAGTGTGGAGAAAATATCAGGAACTGAAAGCGACAGCAAACGAATGA
- a CDS encoding glycoside hydrolase family 19 protein: MNKRTLLSVLVAGACVAPFMAQAASLQATTSEPYTMNASDLAKKEKELTSFPLMDAVKETIKTLDNAQVELIEPGRAANPENVKRVEGIVKASDWEYLFPLRAQAYTYSNFLKAVGKFPALCKTYNDGRDSDAICRKELATMFAHFAQEMGGHESWRPEAEWRQALVHVREMVWSEGQKGGYNGECNPDVWQGQTWPCGKDKDGDFLSYFGRGAKQLSYNYNYGPFSEAMYGDVRTLLDKPELVADTWLNLASAIFFFAYPQPPKPSMLQVIDGTWQPNDHDKANGLVPGFGVTTQIINGGVECGGPTEIAQSENRIKYYKEFANYLKVPVPANEVLGCANMKQFDEGGAGALKIYWEQDWGWSADTPSGATYSCQLVGYQTPFSAFKEGDYSKCVQKFFNVNIVNDDGSVTPDETPVTPTPTPTPSEDETPAPAPVPDETPAEPAAVNHAPVAHIAGPIGAVDAGAQVSLSAEGSTDEDGNALTYTWRSQDGQTVTGQDKAVVNFKAPESATAQQIEISLTVSDGELSSTTSYLLNVKAKAAPSQDEGTSGDYAAWSANSKYKAGDIVNNHGKLFQCKPFPYSGWCNNAPAYYEPGAGLAWSDAWTAL; this comes from the coding sequence ATGAACAAAAGGACGTTACTGAGTGTTCTCGTTGCCGGCGCATGCGTAGCACCGTTTATGGCGCAGGCTGCCTCGCTGCAAGCGACCACCAGTGAACCATACACCATGAACGCCAGCGATCTGGCGAAGAAAGAGAAAGAGCTGACCAGCTTCCCGCTGATGGATGCCGTAAAGGAAACCATTAAGACGCTGGACAACGCCCAGGTTGAACTGATTGAACCTGGTCGTGCGGCGAACCCGGAGAACGTGAAACGCGTGGAAGGGATCGTGAAAGCCAGCGACTGGGAATATCTCTTCCCGCTGCGCGCGCAGGCGTACACCTACAGCAACTTCCTGAAAGCGGTTGGTAAATTCCCGGCGCTGTGTAAGACCTACAATGACGGTCGCGACAGTGACGCTATCTGCCGTAAAGAGCTGGCAACCATGTTTGCCCACTTTGCTCAGGAAATGGGCGGTCACGAAAGCTGGCGTCCGGAAGCCGAATGGCGTCAGGCCCTGGTTCACGTGCGTGAGATGGTCTGGAGCGAAGGCCAGAAGGGCGGCTATAACGGCGAATGTAACCCGGACGTCTGGCAGGGTCAGACCTGGCCGTGCGGTAAAGATAAAGACGGCGACTTCCTGAGCTACTTCGGTCGCGGTGCGAAGCAGTTGTCCTACAACTACAACTACGGCCCGTTCTCTGAAGCGATGTACGGTGACGTGCGTACGCTGCTCGACAAACCTGAGCTGGTGGCGGATACCTGGCTGAACCTGGCGAGTGCGATCTTCTTCTTCGCCTATCCACAGCCGCCTAAACCAAGCATGCTGCAGGTTATCGACGGCACATGGCAGCCGAACGATCACGATAAAGCCAACGGCCTGGTCCCTGGCTTCGGCGTGACCACTCAGATCATCAACGGTGGCGTTGAGTGCGGTGGTCCAACTGAAATTGCACAGTCTGAAAACCGTATCAAGTACTACAAAGAGTTCGCGAACTACCTGAAGGTCCCTGTTCCGGCGAACGAAGTGCTGGGCTGCGCGAACATGAAGCAGTTCGACGAAGGCGGTGCTGGTGCGCTGAAGATTTACTGGGAGCAGGACTGGGGATGGAGCGCGGATACACCAAGCGGTGCAACCTACTCTTGCCAGCTCGTCGGCTACCAGACGCCGTTCAGCGCGTTCAAAGAGGGTGATTACAGCAAGTGCGTGCAGAAGTTCTTTAACGTGAACATCGTTAACGACGACGGTTCCGTTACGCCGGATGAAACCCCGGTAACGCCAACGCCAACACCTACGCCGTCAGAAGACGAAACGCCGGCGCCTGCGCCAGTTCCGGATGAAACCCCGGCTGAACCTGCTGCGGTGAACCACGCGCCAGTGGCGCATATCGCGGGTCCAATTGGTGCAGTTGACGCCGGTGCGCAGGTTTCACTGAGCGCGGAAGGCTCTACTGATGAAGACGGCAACGCGCTGACCTACACCTGGCGTTCCCAGGACGGCCAGACCGTAACCGGTCAGGATAAAGCGGTAGTGAACTTCAAGGCGCCTGAATCGGCAACGGCTCAGCAAATTGAAATCAGCCTGACCGTGAGCGACGGTGAGTTGAGCAGCACGACCTCTTATCTGCTGAACGTGAAAGCCAAAGCAGCACCGTCTCAGGACGAAGGCACGTCTGGCGATTACGCGGCGTGGAGCGCGAACAGCAAGTACAAGGCAGGCGATATCGTGAACAACCACGGTAAACTGTTCCAGTGCAAACCGTTCCCGTACAGCGGCTGGTGTAACAACGCCCCGGCATACTATGAACCGGGCGCTGGTCTGGCATGGTCTGATGCCTGGACAGCTCTGTAA
- a CDS encoding NAD-dependent epimerase/dehydratase family protein, whose translation MKVLVTGATSGLGRNAVEFLRNKGISVRATGRNEAMGKLLQKMGAEFVHADLTELVSSQAKVMLAGIDTLWHCSSFTSPWGTQEAFDLANVRATRRLGEWAVAWGVRNFIHISSPSLYFDYHHHRDVQEDFRPARFACEFARSKAASEEVIDLLAQSNPHTRFTVLRPQSLFGPHDKVFIPRLAQMMHHYGSVLLPRGGDALVDMTYYENAVHAMWLASQSDCDKLISGRAYNITNGEPCTLRSIVQRLIDELQIDCRIRSVPYPMLDMIARSMERFGSKAAKEPALTHYGVSKLNFDFTLDISRAENELGYRPVVTLDEGIVRTAAWLRDHGKLHR comes from the coding sequence ATGAAGGTACTGGTTACCGGGGCGACCAGCGGCTTAGGCCGAAATGCGGTCGAATTTCTGCGCAACAAGGGCATTAGCGTCAGGGCTACCGGTCGCAACGAGGCGATGGGAAAACTGCTGCAAAAAATGGGCGCAGAGTTCGTCCATGCCGACCTGACGGAGCTGGTCTCCTCGCAGGCGAAGGTGATGCTCGCCGGAATCGATACGCTGTGGCACTGCTCCAGTTTTACCTCTCCGTGGGGGACCCAGGAAGCCTTCGATCTCGCCAACGTGCGGGCCACCCGCCGTCTGGGCGAATGGGCCGTTGCCTGGGGGGTACGTAACTTTATTCATATCTCCTCCCCGTCGCTCTATTTCGACTATCACCACCATCGCGATGTGCAGGAAGATTTCCGTCCGGCACGCTTTGCCTGTGAATTTGCGCGCAGCAAGGCGGCCAGTGAAGAGGTGATCGACCTGCTGGCGCAGTCGAACCCGCACACCCGTTTTACGGTACTGCGTCCGCAGAGCCTGTTCGGACCGCACGACAAAGTGTTTATTCCGCGCCTGGCGCAGATGATGCATCACTACGGCAGCGTGCTGCTGCCGCGCGGTGGCGATGCGCTGGTGGATATGACCTATTACGAAAACGCCGTCCACGCCATGTGGCTGGCCAGCCAGTCGGACTGCGATAAGCTGATCTCTGGCCGCGCCTATAACATCACCAACGGCGAACCCTGTACGTTACGCAGCATTGTGCAGCGGCTGATTGATGAACTGCAGATCGACTGCCGCATCCGTTCTGTCCCCTACCCCATGCTTGACATGATTGCCCGCAGCATGGAGCGATTTGGCAGTAAAGCGGCCAAAGAACCTGCGCTGACGCATTACGGTGTCTCAAAACTCAACTTTGATTTCACGCTGGATATTTCGCGAGCAGAGAACGAACTGGGGTATCGGCCGGTGGTGACGCTGGATGAAGGGATTGTGCGCACGGCGGCGTGGTTACGGGATCACGGGAAACTGCACCGCTAG